A window from Leuconostoc mesenteroides subsp. mesenteroides encodes these proteins:
- a CDS encoding NAD(P)H-binding protein, with translation MTIKIGIIGATGMAGSAVYQEAFNQEFDVTAIVRSTDKAHQTLGQNAKVLEKDAFALTKADLLQFDVVINAFATAPTLAYQHIDLAAHLIGLLRETTAPRLIFILGAGSLMTGEDNHLLLEDLKKLPDAASWVSIPDNQKKELDFLRNIDNVNWTGVSPGSTFQAGEATQYKLGTDHLLFGENNESITNSGTMAKAIMSEINKPSAEKKRFTVVNA, from the coding sequence ATGACAATTAAAATTGGTATTATTGGTGCAACAGGTATGGCCGGTTCTGCAGTCTATCAAGAAGCTTTCAATCAAGAATTTGATGTTACTGCGATTGTAAGATCGACTGACAAAGCACATCAAACGCTTGGTCAGAATGCAAAAGTCTTGGAAAAAGATGCGTTTGCATTGACTAAAGCAGATTTGTTGCAGTTTGATGTGGTTATCAATGCATTTGCTACAGCCCCAACGCTGGCATATCAACATATTGATTTAGCAGCCCATCTGATTGGACTGCTTCGAGAAACAACTGCGCCACGTTTAATCTTTATTTTAGGTGCAGGTAGTTTGATGACTGGGGAAGATAATCATCTATTATTGGAAGATTTGAAAAAATTACCAGATGCTGCTTCTTGGGTATCAATACCGGATAATCAGAAAAAAGAACTAGACTTTTTACGGAATATTGATAATGTCAATTGGACTGGTGTATCACCGGGTAGTACTTTCCAAGCAGGTGAAGCAACTCAATATAAGTTAGGAACAGACCATTTGCTCTTTGGTGAGAATAACGAATCTATTACAAATAGTGGTACAATGGCTAAAGCAATTATGTCAGAAATTAATAAACCAAGTGCAGAAAAAAAGCGCTTCACGGTAGTTAATGCTTAA
- a CDS encoding nitroreductase, with amino-acid sequence MVNQDYIETIKKRRSIYALGKNVTDHNEDIAALIQSAIKESPSSFNNQTVRAAILFGESSDKLWEIVAERLKSEVPDEESYKATRQKIDSFKAGVGTILFFTDDSIVEQYQEQLPLYAENFPIWADQANGMAQINVWQALATNGIGASLQHYNPLIDADVHTIFDIPESWNLRSQMPFGSIEAPASTKEYMTDDVRFKIFK; translated from the coding sequence ATGGTTAATCAAGATTATATCGAAACGATTAAGAAAAGGCGATCAATTTATGCATTAGGTAAGAATGTAACTGATCATAATGAGGACATTGCTGCGTTAATTCAGTCAGCAATTAAGGAATCACCAAGTTCTTTCAATAACCAAACGGTTAGGGCTGCTATTTTATTTGGTGAATCATCTGATAAATTATGGGAAATAGTTGCTGAAAGATTAAAGTCGGAAGTTCCTGATGAAGAAAGTTACAAAGCAACTCGTCAAAAAATTGATAGTTTCAAGGCTGGCGTTGGAACAATTTTATTCTTCACGGACGATAGTATCGTTGAGCAATATCAAGAACAACTTCCTTTATATGCGGAAAACTTTCCAATTTGGGCTGATCAGGCCAATGGTATGGCACAAATTAATGTTTGGCAAGCCTTGGCAACAAATGGCATTGGTGCAAGCTTGCAGCACTATAATCCTTTGATAGATGCTGACGTACACACGATATTTGATATACCTGAATCATGGAACTTACGTAGTCAGATGCCATTTGGATCAATTGAAGCACCAGCAAGTACTAAAGAATATATGACAGATGATGTACGTTTTAAGATTTTCAAGTAA
- a CDS encoding transcriptional regulator → MKYSTKLSDAIHILTYIVVNQGTDLSSTQIAKSVNSNPVVIRRIMSQLKNNGCLLSSNGRANPKLARPADTISLLDIYHAVEEDTSFLKIDTKTNQNCNVGSQIQITLNKYYNQVQEAAEKEMNKIKLADIINEFQTDH, encoded by the coding sequence ATGAAATACTCTACTAAGTTAAGCGATGCTATACATATTCTAACCTATATCGTCGTTAATCAAGGAACCGACCTATCAAGCACACAAATTGCTAAAAGTGTTAACTCTAACCCTGTGGTTATTAGACGAATTATGTCACAACTCAAAAACAACGGTTGTTTATTATCAAGTAATGGACGTGCAAATCCAAAACTAGCTCGTCCAGCCGACACAATTAGTTTATTAGATATTTATCACGCTGTGGAAGAAGACACTTCATTTCTCAAGATTGACACCAAAACAAATCAAAATTGTAATGTTGGTAGTCAAATTCAAATAACTTTAAATAAATACTATAACCAAGTACAAGAAGCCGCTGAAAAAGAAATGAATAAAATTAAATTAGCAGATATTATCAATGAATTTCAAACAGACCATTAA
- a CDS encoding hydrolase: MPFTEKVMRKKLYKVGKSWVVGGVCAFALTASFALATPSVLGDNSVPDVSGNNVQSFSDQTTDTQHNTTGTEKDSQVQPATADDNVTTAVVNDTTQSADSNVTEKQADTHALDHEKVGNKEEVAQVNENKESKASATDHYSDKKTTDETQQVSGKYVEKDGSWYYYFDDGKNAKGLSTIDNNIQYFDESGKQVKGQYVTIDNQIYYFDKDSGDELTGLQSIDGNIVAFNDAGQQIFNQYYQSENGTTYYFDDKGQAATGIKNIAGKNYYFDNLGQLKKGFSGVIDGQIMTFDQDTGQEISNTTSEIKEGLTTQNTDYSEHNAAHGTDSEDFKNINGYLTASSWYRPTDILRNGTDWEPSTDKDFRPILSVWWPDKKTQVNYLNYMADLGFISNDDSFKTDDSQSLLNEASNYVQKSIEMKISAQQSTEWLKDAMAAFIVTQPQWNENSEDMSNDHLQNGALTYVNSPLTPDANSNFRLLNRTPTNQTGEQAYNLDNSKGGFELLLANDVDNSNPVVQAEQLNWLYYLMNFGTITANDADANFDGIRVDAVDNVDADLLQIAADYFKLAYGVDQNDDTANKHLSILEDWSHNDPLYVTDQGSNQLTMDDYAHTQLIWSLTKSSDIRGTMQRFMDYYLVDRSNDSTENEAIPNYSFVRAHDSEVQTVIAQIVSDLYPDVENSLAPTTEQLAAAFKVYNEDEKLADKKYTQYNMASAYAMLLTNKDTVPRVYYGDLYTDDGQYMATKSPYYDAINTLLKARIQYVAGGQSMSVDNNDILTSVRYGKDAMTASDAGTAETRTEGIGVIVSNNAKLQLEDGNTVTLHMGAAHKNQAYRALLSTTADGLAYYDTDDNAPVSYTDENGDLVFTNQSIYGVQNPQVSGYLAVWVPVGAQQDQDARTASDTTTNTSGKVFRSNAALDSQVIYEGFSNFQAFATDNSEYTNVVIAQNADQFKQWGVTSFQLAPQYRSSTDTSFLDSIIQNGYAFTDRYDLGYGTPTKYGTADQLRDAIKALHASGIQAIADWVPDQIYNLPEQELATVTRTNSYGDDDPDSDIDNALYVVQSRGGGQYQEMYGGAFLEKLQALYPSLFKVNQISTGVPIDGSVKITEWAAKYFNGSNIQGKGAGYVLKDMGSNKYFKVVSNTEDGDYLPKQLTNDLSETGFTHDDKGIIYYTLSGYRAQNAFIQDDDDNYYYFDKTGHLVTGLQKINNHTYFFLPNGIELVKSFLQNEDGTIVYFDKKGHQVFDQYITDQNGNAYYFDNTGVMLKSGFTAIDGHQQYFDQNGVQVKDKFVVGNDGYKYYFEPGSGNLAILRYVQNNKGQWFYFDGSGHAVTGIQTINGKKQYFYNDGHQSKGEFIDADGDTFYTSATDGRLVTGVQKINGSTYVFDNTGNLVKNRYYQLTNGKYMLLDDNGRAKTGFVLQDDALRYFDQNGEQVKDAIVVDPDTNLSYYFNATQGVAVKNDYFRYQDNWYLTDANYQRIKGFKVVDDSLQHFDEVTGVQTKDSAFVSDQGKVYQFDNNGNAVSV, from the coding sequence ATGCCGTTTACAGAAAAAGTAATGCGAAAAAAGCTTTATAAAGTTGGGAAAAGTTGGGTAGTTGGTGGAGTTTGTGCCTTTGCATTAACCGCTTCATTTGCTTTAGCAACACCAAGTGTTTTGGGAGACAATAGTGTACCTGATGTGAGTGGAAATAACGTTCAATCTTTTTCAGATCAAACGACAGACACACAGCACAACACTACAGGTACTGAAAAAGATTCTCAAGTTCAGCCAGCAACTGCTGATGACAATGTAACAACGGCTGTTGTAAACGACACGACACAATCTGCTGATAGTAATGTGACAGAAAAACAGGCAGATACTCATGCACTTGATCATGAAAAAGTCGGTAACAAGGAAGAAGTGGCTCAAGTTAATGAAAATAAGGAATCAAAAGCTTCTGCAACTGACCATTATTCCGATAAGAAAACGACGGATGAGACACAACAAGTAAGCGGAAAATACGTTGAAAAAGATGGCAGTTGGTACTATTATTTTGATGATGGCAAAAATGCTAAAGGTTTATCAACAATAGATAACAATATTCAATATTTTGACGAGAGTGGTAAACAAGTCAAAGGCCAGTACGTCACAATCGACAATCAGATATATTATTTTGATAAAGATTCAGGTGATGAGTTAACGGGACTGCAAAGTATCGATGGGAATATAGTTGCTTTTAATGATGCAGGTCAACAAATTTTTAATCAATACTACCAATCTGAAAATGGTACAACATATTACTTTGATGATAAAGGACAAGCTGCTACCGGTATTAAAAATATTGCGGGAAAAAATTACTATTTTGATAATCTTGGACAATTAAAAAAAGGTTTCTCTGGTGTAATTGATGGTCAAATAATGACATTTGATCAGGATACAGGGCAAGAAATTTCGAATACCACTTCTGAAATAAAAGAAGGTTTGACGACACAAAATACGGATTACAGCGAACATAATGCAGCCCATGGTACAGATTCTGAGGATTTTAAAAATATCAATGGCTATTTAACAGCTAGTTCATGGTATCGCCCAACAGATATTTTACGTAACGGCACAGATTGGGAGCCTTCTACAGATAAAGATTTCAGGCCAATATTGTCAGTGTGGTGGCCTGATAAGAAAACACAGGTCAATTATTTAAACTATATGGCTGATTTAGGGTTCATCAGTAATGATGATAGTTTTAAAACCGATGATAGCCAAAGCTTATTAAATGAAGCAAGTAACTATGTTCAGAAATCAATTGAAATGAAGATTAGTGCGCAACAAAGTACAGAGTGGCTAAAGGACGCTATGGCGGCTTTCATCGTTACGCAACCACAGTGGAATGAAAATAGTGAAGATATGAGCAATGATCATTTGCAAAATGGTGCCTTAACTTATGTCAACAGCCCACTGACACCTGATGCTAATTCCAACTTTAGACTACTAAATCGGACACCAACAAACCAGACTGGTGAACAGGCGTATAATTTAGATAATTCAAAAGGAGGTTTTGAATTATTGTTAGCCAATGACGTTGATAATTCAAATCCTGTAGTCCAGGCTGAACAATTAAATTGGCTATATTATTTAATGAATTTTGGCACAATTACGGCCAACGATGCGGATGCTAACTTTGACGGTATTCGTGTAGATGCAGTTGATAATGTGGATGCTGACTTATTACAAATTGCGGCCGATTATTTTAAGTTGGCTTATGGCGTTGACCAAAATGATGATACTGCTAATAAGCATCTGTCCATTTTGGAAGATTGGAGCCACAATGATCCTTTGTATGTAACCGATCAAGGCAGCAATCAATTAACCATGGATGATTATGCGCATACACAATTAATCTGGTCGTTAACAAAATCATCTGACATCCGCGGTACAATGCAACGTTTCATGGATTATTATTTGGTTGATAGATCTAATGATAGTACGGAAAACGAAGCAATTCCTAACTATAGTTTTGTGCGTGCACATGACAGTGAGGTGCAAACGGTTATTGCCCAAATCGTTTCCGACTTGTATCCTGATGTTGAAAATAGTTTGGCACCAACAACCGAACAATTGGCAGCAGCTTTCAAAGTATATAATGAAGATGAAAAGTTAGCAGATAAAAAATATACACAATATAATATGGCTAGTGCCTATGCAATGTTGCTAACTAATAAAGATACCGTTCCTCGTGTTTACTACGGTGATTTATATACGGATGATGGTCAATATATGGCAACGAAGTCTCCATATTATGATGCAATTAATACTTTGCTGAAGGCTAGAATTCAATATGTTGCTGGCGGTCAATCGATGTCCGTTGATAATAATGATATATTAACAAGCGTTCGCTATGGTAAAGATGCTATGACAGCTTCTGATGCTGGAACAGCTGAGACGCGTACGGAAGGTATTGGCGTGATTGTCAGCAATAACGCCAAACTACAATTAGAGGATGGAAATACAGTCACATTGCACATGGGAGCGGCTCATAAGAATCAAGCTTATCGTGCTTTGTTATCAACAACCGCGGATGGCTTAGCTTATTATGATACTGATGATAATGCTCCTGTGTCGTATACAGATGAAAATGGTGATTTGGTCTTTACGAACCAATCAATTTATGGTGTGCAAAATCCACAAGTTTCTGGTTATTTGGCGGTTTGGGTTCCGGTAGGTGCGCAACAAGATCAAGATGCACGAACGGCATCTGACACAACAACGAACACAAGTGGTAAAGTATTCCGTTCAAACGCTGCCCTTGATTCTCAGGTTATATACGAAGGTTTCTCAAACTTCCAAGCATTTGCTACGGACAACAGTGAATATACAAACGTAGTCATTGCTCAGAATGCGGACCAATTCAAGCAATGGGGTGTTACAAGCTTCCAATTGGCACCACAATATCGTTCAAGTACAGATACAAGTTTCTTGGATTCAATTATTCAAAATGGGTATGCATTCACTGATCGATATGACTTAGGTTATGGCACACCGACAAAATATGGAACTGCTGATCAATTGCGTGATGCTATCAAAGCCTTACATGCTAGTGGCATCCAAGCAATTGCCGATTGGGTTCCGGATCAAATTTATAATTTGCCAGAACAAGAATTAGCTACAGTCACAAGAACAAATTCATATGGAGATGATGATCCAGATTCTGATATTGACAACGCCTTATATGTTGTACAAAGTCGTGGTGGTGGTCAATATCAAGAGATGTACGGCGGTGCTTTCCTAGAAAAGTTGCAGGCACTCTATCCATCTTTGTTTAAAGTAAACCAAATCTCAACGGGTGTTCCAATTGATGGTAGCGTGAAGATTACTGAATGGGCTGCTAAGTACTTCAACGGGTCTAACATCCAAGGTAAGGGTGCTGGCTATGTATTGAAAGATATGGGTTCTAATAAGTACTTTAAGGTCGTTTCAAACACTGAGGATGGTGACTACTTACCAAAACAGTTAACTAACGATCTGTCAGAAACTGGCTTTACACACGATGACAAAGGAATCATCTATTATACATTAAGTGGTTATCGTGCTCAAAATGCATTTATTCAAGATGATGATGATAATTATTACTATTTTGATAAGACAGGTCATCTAGTAACAGGCTTGCAAAAGATTAATAATCATACTTATTTCTTCTTACCTAATGGTATTGAATTAGTTAAGAGCTTCTTACAAAATGAAGATGGCACAATTGTTTATTTTGATAAGAAAGGCCATCAAGTCTTTGATCAATATATAACGGATCAAAATGGAAATGCTTATTATTTTGATAATACTGGTGTAATGCTTAAATCAGGATTTACAGCAATTGATGGACACCAACAGTATTTTGATCAAAATGGTGTGCAAGTTAAGGATAAGTTTGTGGTTGGCAATGATGGTTATAAGTACTACTTTGAACCAGGTAGTGGTAACTTAGCTATTCTACGTTATGTGCAAAATAATAAAGGTCAATGGTTCTATTTTGATGGTAGTGGTCATGCGGTCACTGGTATCCAAACAATTAATGGTAAAAAACAATATTTCTATAATGATGGTCATCAAAGTAAGGGTGAATTCATTGATGCAGACGGGGATACTTTCTACACGAGTGCCACTGATGGTCGCTTAGTGACAGGTGTTCAAAAAATTAACGGGAGTACCTATGTTTTTGACAATACGGGAAATTTGGTCAAAAACCGATATTATCAGTTAACAAATGGGAAATATATGTTGTTAGATGATAATGGTCGTGCAAAAACAGGATTTGTATTGCAAGATGATGCATTAAGGTACTTCGACCAAAATGGTGAGCAAGTGAAAGATGCTATCGTGGTGGATCCAGACACCAACTTGAGTTACTATTTTAATGCTACACAAGGTGTGGCTGTAAAAAATGATTATTTCAGGTATCAAGATAATTGGTATTTAACAGACGCTAATTATCAACGTATTAAAGGTTTTAAGGTAGTTGATGACAGTTTGCAACATTTTGATGAAGTTACTGGTGTACAAACAAAAGACAGTGCTTTCGTAAGTGATCAAGGTAAAGTTTACCAATTTGATAATAATGGAAATGCTGTGTCAGTATAA
- a CDS encoding XRE family transcriptional regulator, with amino-acid sequence MSLTLQFRDATSVRKEIAIRGESIAIFSKRIGVNYSLMTEYLNNKKHPSPPTAKKIAKGLDKEIKDIFFI; translated from the coding sequence ATGTCACTAACATTACAGTTTCGAGATGCTACTTCGGTTAGAAAGGAAATCGCAATACGTGGGGAAAGTATTGCGATTTTTTCCAAAAGAATCGGGGTCAATTATTCATTAATGACAGAATATTTAAATAATAAGAAACATCCATCACCACCAACGGCTAAAAAAATTGCTAAAGGACTTGATAAAGAAATCAAGGATATTTTTTTTATTTAA
- a CDS encoding helix-turn-helix domain-containing protein, producing MVTKEQFGQRIKHIREKKHYTVRQTALQGNFSSAYLSQIENGNKNIPKVDTLYRIAKGLRISKDEILHIAGITAHTSPKHSNSVDLGKQFTDDELLLSFEGKPLSPEYREAILSILRTLPDADTKTKKD from the coding sequence ATGGTAACAAAAGAACAGTTTGGTCAAAGAATTAAACATATTAGAGAAAAAAAGCATTATACTGTTCGTCAAACTGCCTTACAAGGTAATTTTTCATCTGCCTATTTATCTCAGATTGAAAATGGTAATAAAAACATTCCTAAAGTTGACACACTTTATCGCATTGCCAAAGGATTGAGAATATCAAAAGATGAAATATTACATATTGCCGGAATTACTGCTCACACGTCACCTAAACATTCAAATAGTGTGGATCTTGGCAAACAATTTACCGATGATGAGTTACTCTTGTCTTTTGAAGGGAAACCCTTATCACCAGAATATCGCGAAGCAATTTTATCTATTCTGCGCACCTTACCAGATGCCGATACGAAGACGAAAAAGGATTAA
- a CDS encoding ImmA/IrrE family metallo-endopeptidase, which produces MYIDDSISNYLDQIVQKNGLILIHIDGKELDPDVANGRKRAIIINNNYKTNFSRYFRIAHEIAHLIYTRSNNTYTFSPLSKLSDETEANLHAIQILIDFYFSEIPLKQDRWERRFHFIEAFGLGQITHLVEKKLA; this is translated from the coding sequence GTGTACATAGATGACAGCATTTCAAACTATCTTGACCAAATCGTGCAAAAAAATGGTTTGATATTAATACATATTGATGGTAAAGAACTTGACCCAGATGTGGCCAATGGTCGTAAAAGAGCTATCATCATCAACAATAATTACAAAACAAACTTCAGTCGCTATTTTAGAATTGCGCATGAAATAGCTCATTTAATTTATACAAGAAGTAATAATACTTACACATTTTCTCCGCTTTCAAAATTATCAGATGAAACCGAAGCTAATTTACATGCTATCCAAATTTTAATAGATTTTTACTTCTCAGAAATCCCTTTAAAGCAAGACCGTTGGGAACGGCGATTTCACTTTATTGAAGCCTTTGGCCTTGGTCAAATAACACATCTGGTTGAAAAAAAATTAGCATAA